GAAGTGTGTGAAGCTGTAAAAAGTAATACCGAATTACAGCACATACCTGTTCTTTTACTAACAGGCGCGTTTGAAGCCTTTGACGAACAAAAAGCTAAGCAAGTAGGTGCAGATGCATGGCTTTCCAAGCCTTTTGAGACGCAATCACTTATAGATAAGGTCAACATCTTGTTCTCAAAACCTGCTGTAAAAAAGCCTATCGAAGCTAAACCTGCAACAGCACCGGCACAACCATCCAAACCAGGAGTTCCTCCACCTCCACCGCCGAGGAAGCCTGCAGTTCCCCACCCAGCTCCTGCGAAAGAAGAGATTAATGAACCGGTTGAGGAAATTATGGAACCTGAAACCTTCAGCGCAAGTGAGGAGACTATAGGAGCAGAAAGCGAATGGGAAACAATCCCTCTCAGCGAAGATAACACCGGACCAAATAAGCAAGAGATAGAAGAATTCCCTGAAGAAGAACTAAAACCCCTTGAAGGTCCTGCTATAGGATTTGATGAGCTTGAAGAGGCAATAACCGAATCTGAAGAAAAAACAGAAATGGAAGTTTTACCTGCTGCAGAACATTACGAAAAAACTTATGAAGACCAAGAACTGATAAATTCTGAAGAAATTACAGGGACACAAAAAACAAAGGCTATACAATTGAGTAGAGAGGATGTAACTAAAATTGCATCAGAACAAATAGAAAAACTCTTACAGGATATATTACCCGATACAGTTAAGCAAGCTGTAGGAGCAAAGGTAGAGGCTATTATTAGAGATGTTGCAGAGAAAATTATATGGGAAGTTGTTCCAACTCTCACAGAAACCATGATAAAAGAGGAAATACAGCGTCTAAAGGCCGCTAAAAAGAAAGCCTGATCACCGCTTTCATCTTTGTATAAAAATATTAGCTTAGGCACATTATCCATATATAGATAATCTATGAATACAGTTTATGCTCATAATGACATTGAAGAAAAATGGTATAAAAAATGGATGGAAGCTGGTGTATTTCATTCAGAACCTGATGGCAGGAAACCATATTCAATAGTTATACCGCCGCCGAATATTACAGGTTCTTTGCACATGGGGCATGCGCTTAACAATACATTGCAGGATATACTCATTCGCTACAAAAAGATGCTCGGGTTCAATACACTATGGATACCAGGAACAGATCATGCAGGCATAGCAACACAAAATGTTTTAGAGAAACAGCTTTCCTTAGAGGGGCTTGACAGATTTAAACTCGGCAGAGACAAATTTATAGAACGGATCTGGCAATGGAAAAAACAATCAGGCGATACGATAGTAAAACAGCTTATGCGCCTTGGCGTCTCATGTGACTGGCAGAGACAAAGATTTACAATGGATGATGGACTCTCAAGGGCGGTAAAAGAGGTATTCGTTAGGCTATACACGGAAGGGTTTATATACAGGGATGAATATATTATAAACTGGTGCCCAAGATGTCTTACAGCACTTTCCGATCTCGAGGTTGAACATAAGGAAGAGAACGGGAAATTGTATTATATTGTCTACCCTATAAAGGGAGAGGATATCGGAATAACGGTAGCAACAACAAGGCCCGAAACAATGCTTGGGGATACTGCAATAGCGGTACACCCCGACGATCCAAGATACCAGCAGATGAGGGGAAAAGTGGTGACGATCCCTATTGCCGAAAGGGGCATACCAATTATAGAAGATAAGGCTGTTCACAGAGAATTCGGAACAGGTGCTGTAAAAATAACCCCTGCACACGACTTTGATGATTTTGAGATGTCAAGAAGACACAAACTCACACTAATCAACGTGATAGACAAAAATGGAAGAATGACAAAGGAGACCGGTATTTATTCTGGAATGGATAGATATAAGGCAAGAGAAGCAATCATAGAGAAGCTTCAAAAGTTGGGGCTGTTATCCAAAATTGAAGATTATAAGTTGTCGGCAGGCAGATGTTACAGGTGTGGCACAATAACCGAACCAATGGTTTCGACACAATGGTTTGTCAAAATAAAGTCGCTTGCAGAACCGGCAATCAAAGCTGTAAAAGAGCATAAAACAACGATCATACCGAAACAATGGGAAAAATCCTACTTTGAGTGGATGGAAAATATAAAGGATTGGTGCATATCAAGGCAGATATGGTGGGGGCATAGAATCCCGGCATGGTATTGTGACGACTGCAAGGGTATTACTGTTTCTGCAGAGCTGCCATCGACATGCTCAAAATGCGGAAGTAAGAATATCCATCAGGATGAAGATGTACTTGATACATGGTTCTCTTCAGCACTATGGCCGTTTTCCACACTTGGATGGCCCGATAAAACAGCCGAATTGAATTATTATTACCCTACAAGTGTAATTGTAACGGCATTTGATATCTTATTTTTCTGGGTTGCCCGGATGATGATGATGGGTTTAAAACTGATGAATGATGTGCCATTTGAGCATGTTTATATTCATGCGATTGTCAGGGATGAGTACGGCAAAAAAATGAGTAAAACGAAAGGTAATGTAATAGACCCCTTGATAATTATGGATAAGTATGGGACCGACGCTTTTAGGTTTACACTTGCTGCTATGGCTGCTCAGGGCAGGGATATAAAACTTTCAGAGCAAAGAATAATAGGGTACAGGAATTTTATTACAAAACTCTGGAACAGCACAAGGTTTGTAAGCATAAAAATGGTTGAAGCAGGTATTGTATCGCCGTTTAAACAAAGCAATGAACATCCTATAAATGCATGGATAAACAACAAACTGAGCAGTTTGATAACCGATGTTAAAGATGCCCTCGAAGACTTCAGGTTTAATGATGCAGCTATTTTGATTTATCAGTTTGTTTGGCACGAATACTGTAACTGGTACATTGAAATGGTAAAAATCCACTATAACACAACTCAGGATAAAATCACTGTTAACAACATGCTTTTTGTACATGATACTATTGTGCGATTACTCCACCCATTTATCCCGTTTGTTACAGAGGAGATCTACCATGTTCTCGGTTATGAAGATCTAATAATAAATTCAAAATATCCTGTTCCGGAAATATATTTAATGAGGGATGATACGGTTGCAAACAAGTTGAGTGGAGTAGACGAAATGATAAATATTGTAAAGGTTATAAGGAATATAAGGGCTGAGTGTAACGTGCCTGTTGCACAGGACGTTGATATTACATTTATATCTAAGCAGGATGAACTTGAGATTATACAGCATTATGCCGGATACATAAAAAAGCTCGCACATGTAAATAATATGTATATTAAAACAGAATCCCAGGATATAAGAGGTTCTGCGGTTGATCATCTGCCGGGTCTTGACATCCATGTACATCTTTCAGGTGTGATAGACCCAAAAATCGAGATTGTAAGACTGGACAAAGAAATAGCAAAACTAAATGAAGAATCCCAGAAATATAAGTATAAGCTATCCAATGAAGATTTCCTCAAGAAAGCGCCCGAAGATATCATAGAGGATACAAGGCTTACAAACGACGAACTGCTGGAAAGGTATAGCAATCTTGTAAGTGCAAGAAAAAGGCTTGAAGAAATCTTAAAATGAATGCATTTAAAAAGCTTGTAAAATCCGCCCTTGAAGAAGACATTGGACACGGGGATATAACAACAGATAGCCTCATTAAAGATGATGTTTACGCCGATGCCGTCGTCAGTGCAAAAGAGAATATGATTGTTGCTGGTGTTGATATAGTAGATATTGTACTTCATACAGTTGACCATGAGATTCAATTTCATAGTATAGTAAAAAATGGAGATACTGTAAAAGCGGGTGATACTATTGCAAATATAAAAGGAAAGGCATGCTCAATCTTAAAAGCAGAACGTACTGCTTTAAACTTCCTCATGCATCTTTCAGGCATAGCTACTCTTACAAGGACATATGTAAATGCAATTCACGGGTCCGGAGTTATACTGCTTGATACAAGAAAAACTACCCCTGGAATTAGAATATTTGAAAAATATGCAGTAAGAATAGGCGGCGGCACCAATCATAGGTTTGGATTATTTGATGGTATCCTTATAAAGGACAATCATCTTTTTGTCTCAGAGAATATATCCTTTGCCGTAAATAAAGCAAAAAAATCGCAGCCATTAAAAAGAGTAGAAGTTGAAGTAAAATCTATAAAGGAACTAAAAAAGGCAATTGATGCAAAAGCGGATATTGTTCTGCTTGACAACATGGATTTAAAACAATTGAAAGAGGCAATCAAACTTGCGAAAGGTAAGGTATTAATAGAGGTTTCAGGAAATGTCACACTTGATAATATAAAAGGTATAGCGGCTCTTAAACCGGATTTCATATCCTGCGGTGCCCTTACACACTCTGCACGGGCTATTGATATTTCTATGAAGATTACTAATTTTTACACAAAGGAGTAAACATGAAAAGGATACTTTTAACTTTAATATCTCTCACGCTGCTGCCAGCTATGGCTTTTGCGAAAAATGAACACCATGAGGCGGGTGCTATTATTTTAAAGGATATAGAAAATACCAAACTCTACAGTAACTTCACATATACCACATTATCAACTACTCAGATTAAGATATTGAACAAAAGAGGTGTTACCGATTATTGCGAGGTTGTGATACCCTATTCAACAATGTATCAAAAAATAGATATAGTTAACGCACAAACATTAACAGCGGACGGAAATGTTCTTATGCCGGGTAAAAAGGCTATTAACAATGTTACACCTCCATTCATATTTAGCGCCCCGATATACTCTGATGTAAAGTATAGGACGATCACCATGCCAGGATGCACAGCCGGTGCTACAATCAGCTATACCGTATTAATAACGACCATAAAACCTTACATGAAAAATAATTTCTTTGACAGGAACTCATTTCAAACGAGTGATCCCATAGAACTATCCGAATATGAAATAAGCATGCCCAAGGACATGAAATTCTATTTTAAACAATACAGGTTTGATACAACACCAATGATTTTAGAAAAGGGGAATAGAATTATTTATAAATGGGAGTTAAAGGATGTTCCGCAGATCATAACCGAGGCTAACATGCCGCCCATGTCGGATTTTTCAAAAAGAATTGCAATAAGCACCGTAGGTTCATGGGATGAACTTGCAAAATGGTACTGGGGGCTTGCAGGCACACAGTATGTTTCTGATAAGTCACTGGAAAATAAAGTTAAAGAACTTACAAAGGGATTAAACTCAAGGGATGAAAAAATAAAAGCTATCTATGATTATGTAGCACTTAATATTCGTTATGTTGGAATAGAGTTTGGGATAGAAGGCTATAAGCCGCATAAGGCTACAGAGGTGTTTAAAAATAAGTACGGTGATTGCAAAGACCATGCGACACTTCTTTTAACAATGCTCAAACTCGCAGGGATCACAGCGTATCCTGTACTTGTTGATACAACAGGTATTGCAAAAATGGATCCCTCATTACCGTCGCCGGGGCAGTTTGATCACGAGATTGTAGTAATTCCAGAAGGTAATAAATACTGGTTTTTAGATTCTACATCCGATGTTACTTCATATAAAGATCTGCCTCCGATGGATCAGAGAAGAGAGGTAGTCATAATTTATCCTGATAAAGCACAACTTGTAACCATCCCTATATTTCCGCCAGGAACGAATAATATAATTAACCGTAAGATTGTTAAAATAAACAATGATGGTTCTATAAATATAGATATGAAGCTTATTGCAAAAGGCGTGTACTCTATGGAGTATAAATATATCCTGAGGGGTATGAAACCGGAACAGAGGAGGACATTTGTCGAGTCCCTCGCAACAGGTGTGT
The genomic region above belongs to Deltaproteobacteria bacterium and contains:
- a CDS encoding response regulator is translated as MGKKILLADDSITIQKVISITFAPPTYDITIVDNGNDAIKKVSEIKPDVVLTDIVMPGKNGYEVCEAVKSNTELQHIPVLLLTGAFEAFDEQKAKQVGADAWLSKPFETQSLIDKVNILFSKPAVKKPIEAKPATAPAQPSKPGVPPPPPPRKPAVPHPAPAKEEINEPVEEIMEPETFSASEETIGAESEWETIPLSEDNTGPNKQEIEEFPEEELKPLEGPAIGFDELEEAITESEEKTEMEVLPAAEHYEKTYEDQELINSEEITGTQKTKAIQLSREDVTKIASEQIEKLLQDILPDTVKQAVGAKVEAIIRDVAEKIIWEVVPTLTETMIKEEIQRLKAAKKKA
- a CDS encoding valine--tRNA ligase, which translates into the protein MNTVYAHNDIEEKWYKKWMEAGVFHSEPDGRKPYSIVIPPPNITGSLHMGHALNNTLQDILIRYKKMLGFNTLWIPGTDHAGIATQNVLEKQLSLEGLDRFKLGRDKFIERIWQWKKQSGDTIVKQLMRLGVSCDWQRQRFTMDDGLSRAVKEVFVRLYTEGFIYRDEYIINWCPRCLTALSDLEVEHKEENGKLYYIVYPIKGEDIGITVATTRPETMLGDTAIAVHPDDPRYQQMRGKVVTIPIAERGIPIIEDKAVHREFGTGAVKITPAHDFDDFEMSRRHKLTLINVIDKNGRMTKETGIYSGMDRYKAREAIIEKLQKLGLLSKIEDYKLSAGRCYRCGTITEPMVSTQWFVKIKSLAEPAIKAVKEHKTTIIPKQWEKSYFEWMENIKDWCISRQIWWGHRIPAWYCDDCKGITVSAELPSTCSKCGSKNIHQDEDVLDTWFSSALWPFSTLGWPDKTAELNYYYPTSVIVTAFDILFFWVARMMMMGLKLMNDVPFEHVYIHAIVRDEYGKKMSKTKGNVIDPLIIMDKYGTDAFRFTLAAMAAQGRDIKLSEQRIIGYRNFITKLWNSTRFVSIKMVEAGIVSPFKQSNEHPINAWINNKLSSLITDVKDALEDFRFNDAAILIYQFVWHEYCNWYIEMVKIHYNTTQDKITVNNMLFVHDTIVRLLHPFIPFVTEEIYHVLGYEDLIINSKYPVPEIYLMRDDTVANKLSGVDEMINIVKVIRNIRAECNVPVAQDVDITFISKQDELEIIQHYAGYIKKLAHVNNMYIKTESQDIRGSAVDHLPGLDIHVHLSGVIDPKIEIVRLDKEIAKLNEESQKYKYKLSNEDFLKKAPEDIIEDTRLTNDELLERYSNLVSARKRLEEILK
- the nadC gene encoding carboxylating nicotinate-nucleotide diphosphorylase, with protein sequence MNAFKKLVKSALEEDIGHGDITTDSLIKDDVYADAVVSAKENMIVAGVDIVDIVLHTVDHEIQFHSIVKNGDTVKAGDTIANIKGKACSILKAERTALNFLMHLSGIATLTRTYVNAIHGSGVILLDTRKTTPGIRIFEKYAVRIGGGTNHRFGLFDGILIKDNHLFVSENISFAVNKAKKSQPLKRVEVEVKSIKELKKAIDAKADIVLLDNMDLKQLKEAIKLAKGKVLIEVSGNVTLDNIKGIAALKPDFISCGALTHSARAIDISMKITNFYTKE
- a CDS encoding DUF3857 domain-containing protein translates to MKRILLTLISLTLLPAMAFAKNEHHEAGAIILKDIENTKLYSNFTYTTLSTTQIKILNKRGVTDYCEVVIPYSTMYQKIDIVNAQTLTADGNVLMPGKKAINNVTPPFIFSAPIYSDVKYRTITMPGCTAGATISYTVLITTIKPYMKNNFFDRNSFQTSDPIELSEYEISMPKDMKFYFKQYRFDTTPMILEKGNRIIYKWELKDVPQIITEANMPPMSDFSKRIAISTVGSWDELAKWYWGLAGTQYVSDKSLENKVKELTKGLNSRDEKIKAIYDYVALNIRYVGIEFGIEGYKPHKATEVFKNKYGDCKDHATLLLTMLKLAGITAYPVLVDTTGIAKMDPSLPSPGQFDHEIVVIPEGNKYWFLDSTSDVTSYKDLPPMDQRREVVIIYPDKAQLVTIPIFPPGTNNIINRKIVKINNDGSINIDMKLIAKGVYSMEYKYILRGMKPEQRRTFVESLATGVCPAANVTDYSISDLYNLNIPVTIGVNFACRDFVIKAGDLLIVKVPTPSMQNLSDITAKNKRTYPLFIGYNLEKNSTVSLNIPSGYRIRYMPENMYYKDKFGDYKIRYKRLEKHLSYSENLISTAYSVDPQDYKELKQLFDKIVISNKNQVIVFEKLNFKRHVVKRHKATH